A window of Ovis canadensis isolate MfBH-ARS-UI-01 breed Bighorn chromosome X, ARS-UI_OviCan_v2, whole genome shotgun sequence contains these coding sequences:
- the MED12 gene encoding mediator of RNA polymerase II transcription subunit 12 isoform X16, with translation MAAFGILSYEHRPLKRPRLGPPDVYPQDPKQKEDELTALNVKQGFNNQPAVSGDEHGTAKNVNFNPAKISSNFSSIIAEKLRCNTLPDIGRRKPQVNQKDNFWLVTARSQSAINTWFTDLAGTKPLTQLAKKVPIFSKKEEVFGYLAKYTVPVMRAAWLIKMTCAYYAAISETKVKKRHIDPFTEWTQIITKCLWEQLQKMAEYYRPGPAGSGGCGSTIGPLPHDVEMAIRQWDYNEKLAMFMFQDGMLDRHEFLTWVLECFEKIRPGEDELLKLLLPLLLRYSGEFVQSAYLSRRLAYFCTRRLALQLDGVSSHSSHVMSAQSTSTLPTTPAPQPPTSSTPSTPFSDLLMCPQHRPLVFGLSCILQTILLCCPSALVWHYSLTDSRIKTGSPLDHLPIAPSNLPMPEGNSAFTQQVRAKLREIEQQIKERGQAVEVRWSFDKCQEATAGFTIGRVLHTLEVLDSHSFERSDFSNSLDSLCNRIFGLGPSKDGHEISSDDDAVVSLLCEWAVSCKRSGRHRAMVVAKLLEKRQAEIEAERCGESEAADEKGSIASGSLSAPSAPIFQDVLLQFLDTQAPMLTDPRSESERVEFFNLVLLFCELIRHDVFSHNMYTCTLISRGDLAFGAPGPRPPSPFDDPADDPERKEAEGSSSSKLEDPGLSESMDIDPSSSVLFEDMEKPDFSLFSPTMPCEGKGSPSPEKPDVEKEVKPPPKEKLEGTLGVLYDQPRHVQYATHFPIPQEESCSHECNQRLVVLFGVGKQRDDARHAIKKITKDILKVLNRKGTAETGGEDGQKRRRNRPEAFPTAEDIFAKFQHLSHYDQHQVTAQVSRNVLEQITSFALGMSYHLPLVQHVQFIFDLMEYSLSISGLIDFAIQLLNELSVVEAELLLKSSDLVGSYTTSLCLCIVAVLRHYHACLILNQDQMAQVFEGLCGVVKHGMNRSDGSSAERCILAYLYDLYTSCSHLKSKFGELFSDFCSKVKNTIYCNVEPSESNMRWAPEFMIDTLENPAAHTFTYTGLGKSLSENPANRYSFVCNALMHVCVGHHDSDRVNDIAILCAELTGYCKSLSAEWLGVLKALCCSSNNGTCGFNDLLCNVDVSDLSFHDSLATFVAILIARQCLLLEDLIRCAAIPSLLNAACSEQDSEPGARLTCRILLHLFKTPQLNPCQSDGNKPTVGIRSSCDRHLLAASQNRIVDGAVFAVLKAVFVLGDAELKGSGFTVTGGTEELPEEEGGGGSGSRRQGGRNISVETASLDVYAKYVLRSICQQEWVGERCLKSLCEDSNDLQDPVLSSAQAQRLMQLICYPHRLLDNEDGENPQRQRIKRILQNLDQWTMRQSSLELQLMIKQTPNNEMNSLLENIAKATIEVFQQSAETGSSSGNAASNMPSSSKTKPVLSSLERSGVWLVAPLIAKLPTSVQGHVLKAAGEELENGQHLDTSSRKERDRQKQKSMSLLSQQPFLSLVLTCLKGQDEQREGLLTSLYSQVHQIVTNWKDDHYLDDCKPKQLMHEALKLRLNLVGGMFDTVQRSTQQTTEWAVLLLEIIISGTVDMQSNNELFTTVLDMLSVLINGTLAADMSSISQGSMEENKRAYMNLVKKLRKELAERQSDSLEKVYQLLPLPKPTRDVITCEPQGSLIDTKGNKIAGFDSIFKKEGLQVSTKQKISPWDLFEGLKPSAPLSWGWFGTVRVDRRVARGEEQQRLLLYHTHLRPRPRAYYLEPLPLPPEDEEPPAPTLLEPEKKAPEPPKTDKPGAAPPSTEERKKKSTKGKKRSQPAVKTEDYGMGPGRSGPYGVTVPPDLLHHANPGSISHLSYRQSSIGLYTQNQPLPAGGPRVDPYRPVRLPMQKLPTRPPYPGVLPTTMTGVMGLEPASYKTSVYRQQQPAVPQGQRLRQQLQSQGMLGQSSVHQMTPSSSYGLQTSQGYTSYVSHVGLQQHTGPAGTMVPPSYSSQPYQSTHPSTNPTLVDPTRHLQQRPSGYVHQQAPTYGHGLTSTQRFSHQTLQQTPMIGTMTSLGPQGVQAGIRSASILPEQQQQQQQQQQQQQQQQQQQQQQQQQQYHIRQQQQQQQQQQILRQQQQQQQQQQQQQQQQQQQQQQQAHQQQQQQAAPPQPQPQSQPQFQRQGLQQTQQQQQTAALVRQLQQQLSNTQPQPNTNIFGRY, from the exons ATGGCGGCCTTCGGGATCTTGAGCTACGAACACCGGCCCCTGAAGCGGCCGCGGCTGGGGCCTCCTGATGTGTACCCTCAAGATCCCAAACAGAAGGAG GATGAATTAACGGCCTTGAATGTAAAACAAGGTTTCAATAACCAGCCCGCTGTCTCTGGGGATGAACATGGCACTGCCAAGAATGTCAACTTTAATCCTGCCAAG ATCAGTTCCAACTTCAGCAGCATCATTGCAGAGAAGTTACGTTGTAACACCCTCCCTGACATTGGTAGAAGGAAGCCCCAAGTGAACCAGAAGGACAACTTCTGGCTGGTGACTGCACGATCCCAGAGTGCCATTAATACTTGGTTTACTGATCTGGCTGGCACCAAGCCACTCACACAACTAGCCAAAAAG GTCCCCATTTTCAGTAAGAAGGAAGAAGTGTTTGGGTATTTAGCCAAATACACAGTGCCTGTGATGCGGGCTGCCTGGCTCATTAAGATGACCTGTGCCTACTATGCAGCAATCTCAGAGACCAAGGTTAAGAAGAGACATATTGACCCCTTCACAG AATGGACTCAGATCATCACCAAGTGCTTATGGGAGCAGCTTCAAAAGATGGCTGAATACTACCGACCAGGGCCTGCTGGAAGTGGGGGCTGTGGCTCCACTATAGGGCCCTTACCCCATGATGTTGAGATGGCAATCCGGCAGTGGGACTACAACGAGAAGCTGGCCATGTTCATGTTTCAG GACGGAATGCTGGACAGACATGAGTTCCTGACCTGGGTACTTGAGTGTTTTGAGAAAATCCGTCCTGGAGAGGATGAACTGCTTAAActgctgctgcccctgctgcTTCGA TACTCTGGAGAGTTTGTTCAGTCTGCATACCTCTCCCGCCGCCTTGCCTACTTCTGTACACGGAGACTGGCCCTGCAGCTGGATGGTGTGAGCAGTCACTCATCTCATGTGATGTCTGCTCAGTCGACAAGCACACTGCCCACCACCCCTGCTCCTCAGCCCCCAACTAGCAGCACACCCTCTACACCCTTTAGTGACCTGCTTATGTGCCCTCAGCACCGGCCCCTAGTTTTTGGCCTCAGCTGTATCCTTCAG ACCATCCTGCTGTGTTGTCCTAGTGCCCTGGTTTGGCACTATTCACTGACTGATAGTCGAATCAAGACTGGCTCACCACTTGACCACCTGCCTATTGCCCCCTCCAACCTGCCCATGCCAGAGGGCAACAGTGCCTTCACTCAGCAG GTTCGTGCAAAGTTGCGGGAGATCGAGCAACAGATCAAGGAGCGAGGACAGGCCGTTGAGGTTCGCTGGTCTTTTGATAAGTGCCAGGAAGCTACTGCAG GCTTCACCATTGGACGAGTACTCCATACTTTGGAAGTGTTGGACAGCCATAGTTTTGAACGCTCTGACTTCAGCAACTCTCTTGATTCCCTCTGTAATCGAATCTTTGGATTGGGGCCTAGCAAGGATGGGCATGAG ATCTCCTCAGATGATGATGCAGTGGTATCATTACTGTGTGAATGGGCTGTCAGCTGCAAGCGTTCTGGTCGGCATCGTGCGATGGTGGTAGCCaagctgctggagaagagacaggCAGAGATTGAGGCTGAG CGTTGTGGAGAATCGGAAGCTGCAGATGAGAAGGGTTCCATTGCCTCTGGCTCCCTTTCTGCTCCCAGTGCTCCCATTTTCCAAGATGTCCTCTTACAGTTTCTGGATACACAGGCTCCCATGCTGA cGGACCCCCGAAGTGAGAGTGAGCGAGTGGAATTCTTTAACTTGGTACTGCTGTTCTGTGAACTGATTCGACATGATGTTTTCTCCCACAACATGTACACTTGCACCCTCATCTCCCGAGGGGACCTTGCCTTCGGAGCCCCTGGTCCCCGGcctccctctccctttgatgacccGGCTGATGACCCAGAGCGCAAGGAGGCtgagggcagcagcagcagcaagctggaG GATCCAGGACTCTCAGAGTCTATGGACATTGACCCTAGCTCCAGTGTGCTCTTTGAGGACATGGAGAAGCCTGATTTCTCA TTGTTCTCCCCCACTATGCCCTGTGAGGGGAAGGGCAGTCCATCCCCTGAGAAACCAGATGTTGAGAAGGAGGTGAAGCCCCCACCCAAGGAGAAGCTAGAAGGAACCCTTGGGGTTCTTTATGACCAGCCGCGGCATGTGCAGTATGCCACACACTTTCCCATCCCCCAG GAGGAGTCATGCAGCCATGAGTGCAACCAGCGGTTGGTCGTACTGTTTGGGGTGGGAAAGCAGCGAGATGATGCCCGCCATGCCATCAAGAAAATTACCAAGGATATCCTGAAGGTTCTGAACCGCAAGGGGACAGCAGAAACTG GTGGGGAGGATGGACAGAAGCGGCGACGAAACCGACCTGAAGCTTTTCCCACTGCCGAGGATATCTTTGCTAAGTTCCAGCATCTTTCGCATTATGACCAACACCAGGTCACGGCTCAG GTCTCCCGGAATGTTCTGGAGCAGATCACGAGCTTTGCCCTTGGCATGTCGTACCACTTGCCTCTGGTGCAGCATGTGCAGTTTATCTTCGACCTCATGGAATATTCACTCAGCATCAGTGGCCTCATCGACTTTGCTATTCAG CTGCTGAATGAACTGAGTGTAGTCGAGGCCGAACTGCTTCTCAAATCCTCAGATCTGGTGGGCAGCTACACCACGAGCCTGTGCCTGTGCATCGTGGCTGTCCTGCGCCACTATCACGCCTGCCTCATCCTCAACCAGGACCAGATGGCACAGGTCTTTGAGGG GCTGTGTGGCGTAGTTAAGCATGGGATGAACCGGTCCGATGGTTCCTCTGCAGAACGCTGTATCCTTGCATATCTCTATGATCTGTACACCTCCTGTAGCCATTTAAAGAGCAAATTTGGGGAACTCTTCAG TGACTTCTGCTCCAAGGTGAAGAACACCATCTACTGCAATGTGGAGCCATCAGAGTCCAACATGCGCTGGGCACCTGAGTTCATGATCGACACTTTAGAGAACCCCGCTGCTCACACCTTCACCTACACGGGGCTAGGCAAGAGTCTTAGTGAGAACCCTGCTAACCGCTACAGCTTTGTCTGCAATGCCCTTATGCACGTCTGTGTGGGGCACCATGATTCGGATAG GGTGAATGACATCGCCATCCTGTGTGCAGAGCTGACCGGCTATTGCAAGTCACTGAGTGCAGAGTGGCTGGGAGTGCTTAAGGCCTTGTGCTGCTCCTCTAACAATGGCACTTGTGGTTTCAACGACCTCCTCTGCAATGTAGAT GTCAGTGACCTGTCTTTTCACGACTCCCTGGCCACTTTTGTTGCCATCCTCATCGCTCGGCAGTGTTTGCTCCTGGAGGATCTGATTCGCTGTGCGGCCATCCCTTCACTCCTTAATGCTG CTTGCAGTGAACAGGACTCTGAGCCAGGGGCCCGGCTTACCTGCCGCATCCTCCTCCATCTTTTCAAGACACCTCAACTCAATCCTTGCCAATCGGATGGAA ACAAGCCTACTGTAGGAATCCGCTCCTCCTGTGACCGCCACCTGCTGGCTGCCTCCCAGAACCGCATCGTGGATGGAGCTGTGTTTGCTGTTCTCAAGGCTGTGTTTGTACTTG GGGATGCGGAACTGAAGGGTTCGGGCTTCACTGTGACAGGAGGAACAGAAGAACttccagaggaggagggaggaggtggcAGTGGCAGTCGGAGGCAGGGTGGCCGCAACATCTCTGTGGAGACAGCCAGTCTGGATGTCTATGCCAAGTACGTGCTACGCAGCATCTGCCAGCAG GAATGGGTAGGAGAACGTTGCCTTAAATCGCTGTGTGAAGACAGCAATGACCTGCAAGACCCAGTGTTGAGCAGTGCCCAGGCCCAGCGCCTCATGCAGCTTATCTGCTACCCACATCGGCTGCTGGACAACGAGGATGGGGAAAACCCGCAGCGGCAACGCATTAAGCGTATTCTCCAG AACTTGGACCAGTGGACCATGCGCCAGTCTTCGTTGGAACTACAGCTCATGATCAAGCAGACCCCTAACAAT GAGATGAACTCCCTCTTAGAGAACATCGCCAAGGCCACAATCGAGGTTTTCCAACAGTCTGCAGAGACAGGGTCATCTTCTGGAAATGCTGCAAGCAACATGCCCAGCAGCAGCAAGACCAAGCCTGTGCTCAG CTCCCTAGAACGCTCGGGTGTATGGCTGGTGGCTCCTCTCATTGCCAAATTGCCCACCTCAGTCCAGGGGCATGTGTTAAAGGCTGCTGGGGAAGAATTGGAGAACGGCCAGCACCTGGACACCTCTTCCCGCAAAGAACGTGATCGACAAAAGCAAAAGAG CATGTCCCTGTTGAGCCAGCAGCCCTTCTTATCCCTGGTGCTGACATGTCTGAAGGGGCAGGATGAGCAGCGTGAGGGACTCCTTACCTCCCTCTACAGCCAGGTCCACCAG ATTGTGACTAACTGGAAAGATGACCATTATTTAGATGATTGCAAACCAAAGCAGCTAATGCATGAGGCACTCAAACTGCGGCTCAACCTG GTGGGGGGCATGTTTGACACAGTGCAGCGCAGCACCCAGCAGACCACGGAGTGGGCTGTGCTCCTCCTGGAGATCATCATCAGCGGCACTGTCGACATGCAGTCCAACAA TGAGCTCTTCACCACTGTCCTGGACATGCTAAGCGTGCTCATCAATGGGACCCTAGCTGCAGACATGTCCAGCATCTCCCAGGGCAGCATGGAGGAAAACAAACGTGCCTACATGAACCTGGTGAAGAAGCTGCGG AAAGAGTTGGCGGAACGCCAGTCGGATAGTCTGGAAAAAGTTTACCAGCTGCTGCCACTGCCCAAGCCGACTCGAGACGTGATCACGTGTGAGCCGCAGGGCTCCCTTATTGACACCAAGGGCAACAAGATTGCTGGCTTCGACTCCATCTTCAAGAAGGAG GGTCTTCAGGTTTCCACCAAACAAAAGATCTCTCCCTGGGATCTTTTTGAGGGCTTGAAGCCATCAGCGCCACTGTCTTGGGGCTGGTTTGGAACAGTCCGGGTGGACCGGCGCGTGGCCCGTGGAGAGGAGCAGCAGCGACTGCTGCTGTACCACACACACCTGAGGCCCCGGCCCCGCGCCTACTACCTGGAGCCACTGCCACTGCCTCCAGAAGACGAGgaaccccctgcccccaccctgctaGAGCCTGAAAAAAAGGCTCCAGAGCCCCCCAAAACTGACAAACCTGGAGCTGCTCCACCCAGCACTGAGGAACGCAAGAAGAAGTCCACCAAGGGCAAGAAGCGCAGCCAGCCTGCCGTCAAGACAGAA GACTATGGAATGGGCCCAGGCCGAAGTGGCCCCTACGGAGTGACAGTACCTCCAGACCTCCTGCACCATGCCAACCCTGGCTCCATCTCCCACCTTAGCTATAGGCAGAGCTCCATAGGCCTCTACACCCAGAACCAGCCACTGCCAGCAG GTGGCCCCCGCGTGGATCCATATCGCCCCGTGCGGTTACCAATGCAGAAGCTGCCTACCCGCCCACCTTACCCCGGAGTGCTGCCCACGACCATGACTGGTGTCATGGGACTGGAACCTGCCTCCTACAAGACGTCTGTGTACCGACAGCAGCAGCCTGCAGTGCCCCAAGGACAGCGCCTTCGCCAACAGCTCCAG AGTCAAGGGATGTTGGGACAGTCATCTGTCCATCAGATGACTCCCAGTTCTTCGTACGGTTTGCAGACCTCCCAG ggCTATACTTCTTATGTTTCTCATGTGGGATTGCAGCAACACACAGGCCCTGCAGGTACCATGGTGCCCCCCAGCTACTCCAGCCAGCCTTACCAGAGCACCCACCCTTCTACCAATCCTACTCTTGTAGATCCTACTCGCCACCTGCAGCAGCGGCCCAGTGGCTATGTGCACCAGCAGGCCCCAACCTATGGACATGGGCTGACCTCCACTCAAAG GTTTTCCCACCAGACACTGCAGCAAACACCCATGATAGGCACCATGACCtcactgggcccccagggtgTCCAGGCCGGCATCCGGTCAGCTTCCATCCtgcctgagcagcagcagcagcagcagcaacagcagcaacagcagcaacagcagcaacagcagcaacagcagcagcagcaacagcagtaccATAtccggcagcagcagcagcagcagcagcagcaacagatccTGCGG cagcagcaacagcagcagcagcagcaacagcagcagcagcagcaacagcagcaacagcagcagcaacaagcacaccagcagcaacagcagcaggcgGCTCCtcctcagccccagccccagtcccAGCCCCAG TTCCAGCGCCAGGGGCTTCAGCAgacacagcaacaacaacagacaGCAGCTTTGGTCCGGCAGCTCCAACAACAGCTCTCCA ACACCCAGCCACAGCCCAATACCAACATATTTGGACGCTACTGA